The following coding sequences are from one Lolium rigidum isolate FL_2022 chromosome 6, APGP_CSIRO_Lrig_0.1, whole genome shotgun sequence window:
- the LOC124661677 gene encoding protein BREAST CANCER SUSCEPTIBILITY 2 homolog A-like isoform X1, which translates to MDDSFRGALRNGSMTPVFQTGSGKAVSLGKDSIHKARAILQDVDSAAGAVQPMFRTGMGRSVPVSRTSIDKATAVLEGKTIAEQGHFDKSVDGMEQFPLFQTGSGRAVSVSVASLQKAKSVFKDNNTSGENAESFGRPDQPTMFQTDSRRPDVISGRSIERSRGAAKEGDTEKSGHWDTDCQFPMFQTGLGKPVAVSRSSVQKAKAVLEGEKNDKTGHGDNCVSATNFQNETPRSVLMSSSSIMSDRTVTPNGDSAMQEKNHEAGNHLPLFQTGLGRSIAVSKSSVKRASAVLEPRNIAKELEDEAHLDGGYDTPVFKTGVGRSILARESSGNKVPVILEAEEAVKSVNNDNGEAFVEDTSFQAGIQMFVPQRRSSSHKASILLEQQNFGEKGYGDRGSQLPMFQTGSGKSVLISESSVQKARAVLEEEGNINKDTHKLLNMDQKFTVFTSPLKTSCARTVNISSVGVSRAASLLGLEENTLSTQFFGHVGDKLGTKITVEWENPDQRLDLASCTTENQVHKEPHWPFELSNNTVFDSGEHSIRFSTAGGRSMAISSDALQRAKSLLGESDVVSTNKSTDNSLAAGCKDEITNSTVAPKGGGSDLSKISRASGKPEIAAFSHQGMSDRKHTRSFGHAVPDTPATNENANRFHGGSHSISEISKIPKPSSRFLSEADNADDSKDKTQRLHMPAGVLVDITNFMGTHSGNIDHVANEKRRIGGRNSPSPFKRPRSSRFIAPIITSKKSSAGIPKLPPSQTTSCRTKLSASYPFQHKRKTWKEYFGGPPCFSFLTEHPTDEVKRMDAKGAEKYKFHDTDTGAEEFQKMLLACGASLTYATKEWVNNHHKWIVWKLASLERCYPTKAAGKFLTVANVFDELKYRYDREVNNGHRSAIKKILEGNALPSLMMVLCISAVYSHPDVNNSKGEAGRRDENENSIDNKSLLAAKVNVPAQIELTDGWYALEASLDVALSEQLQKRKLFIGQKLRIWGASLCGWTGPVSFHEISGTVKLMLHVNGSYRARWDDPLGFCKHVGPPLAFKCIKASGGRVPRTLIGVARIYPVLYKERLSDGRSVVRSERMERKALQLYHQRVSKIAEDIMSEQDENCGNSDDSEEGAKICKMLERAAEPEVMMAGMTSEQRISFSSYQAKQKEARQNEVAKKVENALEVAGLSSRDVTPFVKVRVTSLTKKISASKTINKEGLITIWNPTEKQKADLVEGQIYLVTGLVPSSYCTGSLYLHARGSSTMWKPLASAQAADFEPFFTPRKAVELSLFGEVPLASEFDIAGVVLHVGDVYLCSSQKRQWLFLTDGSKFTSAQHSAEQDDCLLAVSFSCRIAGDDSVFFSHALSGNTVGFSNLVKRQKDQMSRIWVAEATESSTYTISHEISKKSHLKEAAICAEKWASSSHSKIQQLKERVLCIIGDSGG; encoded by the exons ATGGATGATTCATTTAGAG GTGCGCTGCGTAATGGTAGCATGACCCCGGTGTTCCAAACTGGATCAGGGAAAGCGGTCTCGCTGGGAAAGGACTCAATCCATAAGGCAAGAGCTATTTTACAAG ATGTTGATAGTGCCGCTGGTGCCGTACAACCAATGTTCCGTACTGGAATGGGTAGGTCGGTTCCTGTGAGCCGGACCTCCATTGATAAGGCAACGGCTGTTTTGGAGGGAAAAACAATTGCAGAACAAGGTCATTTTGATAAGA GTGTGGACGGCATGGAACAGTTTCCATTGTTCCAAACTGGTTCAGGAAGAGCTGTATCAGTCAGTGTGGCATCTCTTCAGAAAGCGAAGTCTGTTTTTAAGGATAATAATACTAGCGGTG AAAATGCGGAGAGTTTTGGAAGGCCTGACCAGCCTACAAtgttccaaactgattccagaagaCCAGACGTGATCAGCGGAAGGTCCATTGAGAGATCTAGAGGTGCGGCAAAGGAGGGAGATACGGAAAAGAGTG GACATTGGGATACTGACTGCCAGTTCCCAATGTTCCAAACTGGATTAGGAAAGCCTGTTGCTGTGAGCCGCAGCTCAGTTCAGAAGGCAAAGGCAGTATTGGAGggagaaaaaaatgataaaaccG GACATGGAGATAATTGTGTCAGTGCCACAAATTTTCAAAATGAAACGCCAAGGTCTGTTTTGATGAGTAGCAGTTCGATCATGAGTGATAGAACTGTAACACCGAATGGGGATAGTGCAATGCAAG AGAAAAACCATGAGGCTGGCAACCACTTGCCGTTGTTTCAAACTGGGCTAGGGAGGTCAATTGCTGTAAGTAAGAGCTCAGTTAAGAGGGCAAGTGCAGTTCTGGAGCCGAGGAATATTGCAAAGGAATTGGAAG ATGAAGCTCATTTAGATGGTGGCTATGATACTCCAGTGTTCAAAACTGGAGTAGGAAGATCTATCTTAGCAAGAGAGAGCTCTGGAAACAAAGTACCAGTTATCTTAGAGGCCGAAGAAGCAGTAAAAAGTG TAAATAATGACAATGGAGAAGCCTTTGTTGAAGACACATCATTCCAAGCTGGAATACAGATGTTTGTACCCCAACGTAGAAGTTCAAGCCATAAGGCTAGTATTCTGTTGGAGCAACAAAACTTCGGGGAGAAAG GATATGGAGACCGTGGAAGTCAACTGCCAATGTTTCAAACCGGATCTGGAAAGTCGGTCTTGATTAGTGAAAGTTCAGTGCAGAAGGCAAGGGCTGTTCTGGAGGAAGAAGGCAATATAAACAAAG ATACTCATAAGCTCCTTAACATGGACCAAAAGTTTACTGTCTTTACTTCACCTCTCAAGACAAGCTGTGCAAGAACAGTAAATATATCTTCAGTTGGCGTGTCTCGAGCTGCTTCTTTGTTGGGCTTGGAAGAGAATACCCTTTCAACACAATTTTTTGGACATGTGGGGGATAAACTAGGCACAAAAATAACTGTTGAGTGGGAAAATCCAGACCAGAGGCTTGATCTTGCATCTTGTACAACAGAAAATCAAGTGCACAAGGAACCACATTGGCCGTTTGAACTTTCTAATAACACAGTCTTTGATTCTGGTGAGCATTCAATCAGATTCAGTACCGCGGGAGGCAGATCAATGGCTATTTCTAGTGATGCACTTCAACGTGCGAAAAGTCTTCTGGGTGAATCAGATGTGGTTTCAACAAATAAGTCAACAGATAACTCTTTGGCAGCTGGTTGTAAAGATGAGATAACAAATTCAACCGTCGCCCCCAAAGGCGGTGGATCTGATTTATCAAAAATAAGTAGGGCCAGTGGAAAACCTGAAATAGCAGCATTTTCCCACCAAGGAATGTCTGACAGGAAGCACACTAGATCCTTTGGACATGCTGTACCTGATACCCCTGCGACTAATGAAAATGCTAATAGGTTTCATGGCGGGAGTCATTCAATCAGTGAAATTTCAAAGATTCCAAAGCCTTCTTCGAGGTTTTTATCTGAAGCTGACAATGCGGACGACTCTAAAGATAAGACACAACGACTCCATATGCCAGCTGGAGTGTTGGTGGACATTACTAATTTCATGGGTACACATTCTGGAAATATTGACCATGTTGCTAATGAGAAGAGAAGAATTGGGGGAAGAAACTCTCCGTCTCCATTTAAACGGCCCCGCTCATCCAG GTTCATCGCACCTATAATCACCAGCAAAAAATCCTCTGCTG GAATACCCAAGCTGCCACCATCTCAGACCACGTCCTGTCGAACAAAGCTGTCTGCATCTTATCCTTTTCAACATAAAAGGAAAACTTGGAAGGAGTATTTTGGCGGTCCTCCCTGCTTCAGTTTTTTG ACGGAACATCCAACAGATGAAGTGAAGCGCATGGATGCGAAAGGAGCTGAGAAGTACAAGTTTCATGATACGGATACTGGTGCAGAAGAATTTCAGAAGATGCTGCTTGCCTGTGGTGCTTCATTGACATACGCAACGAAAGA ATGGGTGAACAATCACCATAAATGGATCGTGTGGAAACTTGCTTCACTTGAGAGATGCTACCCAACTAAAGCTGCTGGCAAATTCTTGACAGTTGCTAATGTTTTTGATGAGCTGAAATATAG GTATGACCGAGAAGTGAACAATGGCCACCGATCAGCAATTAAGAAAATTTTAGAAGGAAATGCTTTGCCATCTTTGATGATGGTGCTCTGCATTTCAGCTGTTTACTCCCATCCTGATGTAAATAACTCCAAGGGTGAGGCTGGCAGGAGAGATGAAAATGAGAACAGCATCGACAATAAAAGCTTGTTAGCTGCTAAAGTAAATGTGCCTGCACAAATTGAATTAACTGATGGATG GTATGCACTAGAAGCGTCATTGGATGTGGCACTTTCAGAACAACTACAGAAAAGAAAGCTTTTTATAGGACAAAAGCTTCGG ATATGGGGGGCTTCTTTGTGTGGTTGGACTGGGCCTGTGTCATTTCATGAG ATATCAGGCACTGTCAAATTGATGCTCCATGTAAATGGCAGTTATCGTGCAAGATGGGATGATCCTTTGGGATTTT GCAAGCATGTTGGACCCCCACTGGCGTTCAAGTGCATTAAAGCTTCTGGTGGCCGAGTCCCTAGGACACTGATTGGAGTTGCAAGGATATATCCTGTTCTGTATAAGGAGAG GTTGTCTGATGGTCGTTCTGTTGTGAGATCTGAAAGGATGGAAAGGAAAGCGCTACAACTGTACCACCAGAG AGTATCTAAGATCGCAGAAGACATTATGTCTGAACAAGATGAAAACTGTGGCAATTCCGATGATAGTGAGGAAGGGGCAAAAATTTGCAAAATGCTAGAGCGGGCAGCTGAGCCTGAAGTTATGATGGCAGGCATGACGTCAGAGCAGAGGATATCTTTCTCATCATATCAAGCAAAGCAAAAG GAAGCTAGGCAAAACGAAGTGGCTAAGAAAGTTGAGAACGCTCTGGAAGTTGCTGGCCTTAGTTCAAGAGATGTTACGCCGTTTGTGAAAGTGAGGGTGACAAGCCTTACTAAAAAAATCTCGGCTTCAAAAACCATCAACAAGGAAGGGCTAATAACAATTTGGAACCCTACTGAGAAGCAA AAAGCCGACCTGGTGGAGGGACAAATTTACTTAGTCACAGGACTGGTGCCTTCGTCCTACTGTACTGGTAGTCTTTACTTGCATGCTAGAGGATCATCTACCATGTGGAAGCCATTAGCGTCGGCACAGGCTGCGGATTTTGA ACCATTTTTCACCCCACGTAAGGCGGTTGAGCTATCATTGtttggtgaggtaccgcttgcAAG TGAATTTGACATTGCAGGCGTCGTTTTGCATGTTGGCGATGTTTATTTATGTAGCAGCCAGAAAAGACAGTGGCTCTTTTTGACAGATGGATCTAAATTTACCTCAGCACAGCACTCCGCAGAGCAAGATGATTGTCTTCTAGCAGTTAGCTTTTCTTGCCGAATTGCTGGCGATGACTCTGTTTTTTTCAGTCACGCCCTTTCTGGAAATACA GTTGGTTTCAGTAATTTGGTCAAGCGACAGAAAGACCAGATGAGTCGCATATGGGTAGCTGAGGCAACAGAGAGCTCTACCTATACTATTTCTCACGAGATCTCAAAAAAATCGCATCTTAAGGAAGCTGCCATTTGTGCCGAAAAATGGGCTTCAAGTTCTCATTCT AAAATTCAGCAGCTAAAGGAAAGGGTTTTATGCATCATTGGAGATAGTGGTGGCTGA